The sequence CAGCCGGGCGCGGCGGCGGTACCACCCGGGCGACCCCGCGTCGCCACGTCCTCGGCGGCCGACGGGGCACGCTGCACCCGCGGTCGCGATCCTGCGCGGCCGCGGGAAGGACGGCATGGCGGAGGCGGACCGAGGGGGCGCGGGCGCGGGGCCCGACGGATCCGAGGGGCGCCTCGCGCCCGTCGCCCTGCGCGGGCGACTCCTGCGACCGGTCGCTGGCATCCGGACCGCCGAGGGGTGGGAGGTCGCGAGCCTCCTCGTCGGCGGGCACGACGGGGACGGGCTCCCGGACCCGCCCCTCGTGCCGGGCGTGCTCGCGACGTGCACGGGCGCCGCCGCGTCCGTGGGCCTGGCGGGGCTATCGGTCGGCGACGAGGTGATCGTCGCCGGGGTCCTGCGCGCGCGCCGGGCGGGACGCCCCGAGGACGACGCGGTGGAGCTCGAGGCGGACGCCGTGCTGGCCCGCCCTCGGACGGGTGCCGCCGTCACCGCGACCGCGGCCCGTAGGATCGCACCATGAGCGGATCCCCCCGGTGGCTCGAGCCGGATCAGCAGCGCGCCTGGCGGACCGTCATCGTCGCGCTGAACCACGTCACCGAGCGCATCGAGCGCGAGCTGCTCCGGGATGCCGGCATGCCGCACGCCTACTACATGATCCTCGTCCGGCTCTCGGAGGCGGAGTCCGGGGCCCTGCCGATGAGCGTGCTCGCGCGGGCGCTCCAGGCCTCGGCGAGCCGCACCTCGCACGCCGTCACGCGGCTCGAGCAGCTCGGGTGGGTGCGCCGCACGAAGTCCCCGCGCGACGGGCGGAGCCTCCTCGCCGAGCTCACCGACGAGGCCGTGCGACCCTGGAGGCGGCAGCCCCCGGGCACGCGGAGGAGGTCCTCCGCACCGTGTTCGACCCCCTGACCGCCGAGCAGACCTCCCAGCTCGAGACCATCGCCCGGGATATCCTCGCCAACATGAGCCCCTCCTCCCTCGGAGCCGGCCGGGGGAGCGCCGGCGGCGACGACCTGGCCATCCCCTCCGCCCCCGAGCCCGCCCGCGTCGGCGCGGACGAGTCCGCCGCGTGATCCGCGCCCCCCGCGCCCTCGCGGCGCCCGTGCTCCTCGCCGCGCTCCTGCTGTCGGCGTGCACGCAGGCGCCTGCTCCCCTCGAGCCGACGACGTCCGCCGCGGCGCCCACCCCCGACGCGGAGCCCACCCCCTCCGCCGCGCCCACGGTCGACCCCGCCGGCACGGCCGAGGCGAACCTCCCCGCCTTCCAGGCGGCCGCGGCCGCGGTGGTCGCTGCCGACCCGAACGCCCAGGGACGCGACCTCGTCGACGCGCTCGTCGCCGCGGGCTTCCCGAAGGAGCGCATGGAGGTGACGGCCGACCGCACGCCGCTCGGCAACTCCGTCGACTCGATCCTCGTGTCCGTGCACATGGCGGACGCCTGCCTCATCGGGCAGCGCGCCCAGGACGGCCTCAGCGCCCACGCGGAGCCGGCGCTCTCGTCGGGCCGCTGCCTGGTGGGCCAGACCCGCCCCATCGACTGGTGACGCGGGTCCCGGGCGGCCGTCGGACGGCATCCGGGGACCGGCGGCACTGAATAGACTCGCTGGCATGGCTGAATACATCTACTCGATGGTCCGCGCCCGGAAGGCGGTCGGCGACAAGCTGATCCTCGACGACGTCACCATGTCGTTCATCCCCGGCGCCAAGATCGGCGTCGTCGGACCGAACGGCGCGGGCAAGTCGACGATCCTGAAGATCATGGCGGGGCTCGACACCCCCAGCAACGGCGAGGCCAAGCTCTCGCCCGGCTACTCCGTCGGCATCCTCATGCAGGAGCCCGAGCTGGACGAGTCGAAGACGGTCCTCGAGAACGTGCAGGAGGGCGTCGGCCCCATCAAGGCGCAGATCGACCGCTTCAACGAGATCTCGGCGGCCATGGCCGAGCCCGACGCGGACTTCGACACGCTGCTCGCCGAGATGGGCACGCTGCAGGAGGCCATCGACGCCGCCGACGCGTGGGACCTCGACTCGCAGCTCGAGCAGGCCATGGACGCGCTGCGCACCCCGCCGGGCGACGCCTCGGTCGCGAACCTGTCGGGCGGTGAGAAGCGCCGCGTCGCGCTCTGCAAGCTGCTGCTGCAGAAGCCCGACCTGCTGCTCCTCGACGAGCCCACCAACCACCTCGACGCCGAGAGCGTGCTCTGGCTCGAGCAGCACCTCTCCAAGTACCCCGGCGCCGTCCTCGCCGTGACCCACGACCGGTACTTCCTCGACCACGTGGCCGAGTGGATCGCCGAGGTCGACCGCGGGCGCCTCTACCCGTACGAGGGCAACTACTCCACCTACCTCGAGAAGAAGCAGGAGCGCCTCAGCGTCCAGGGCAAGAAGGACGCGAAGCTCTCCAAGCGCCTCGCCGAGGAGCTCGACTGGGTGCGCAGCAACGCGAAGGGGCGCCAGGCGAAGTCCAAGGCGCGCCTCGCCCGCTACGAGGAGATGGTGACCGAGGCGGAGCGCACGAGGAAGCTGGACTTCGAGGAGATCCAGATCCCCGTCGGCCCGCGCCTCGGCTCGCAGGTCATCGACGCCCGCAAGCTGCACAAGCAGTTCGGCGAGCGGGTCCTCATCGACGACCTCTCCTTCACGCTCCCGCGCAACGGCATCGTCGGCGTCATCGGCCCGAACGGCGTCGGCAAGACCACGCTCTTCAAGACCATCGTCGGCTTCGAGCCGCTCGACGGCGGCGACCTCAAGGTCGGCGACACGGTCGACATCTCCTACGTCGACCAGAGCCGCGGCGGCATCGACCCGGAGAAGTCGCTGTTCGAGGTCGTCTCCGACGGCCAGGACTACATCCAGGTCGGCAAGCAGGAGGTGCCGGCCCGTGCCTACGTGTCCACCTTCGGCTTCAAGGGACCGGACCAGCAGAAGAAGGCCGGGATCCTCTCCGGCGGCGAGCGCAACCGCCTGAACCTCGCGCTGACGCTCAAGCAGGGCGGCAACCTGCTGCTCCTCGACGAGCCCACCAACGACCTGGACGTCGAGACCCTCGGCAGCCTGGAGAACGCGCTGCTCGAGTTCCCCGGCTGCGCCGTGGTCATCACCCACGACCGGTGGTTCCTCGACCGGATCGCGACGCACATCCTGGCCTACGAGGGCACGGAGGAGGACCCGGCGAACTGGTACTGGTTCGAGGGCAACTTCGAGTCCTACGAGCAGAACAAGATCGAGCGCATGGGCCCGGACGCCGCGAAGCCGCACCGCTCCGCGTACCGCAAGCTCACCCGCGACTGATCCCGTGACCCGGGTCCACGTCCCCGTCCACCTCCGGTGGGCCGACCTCGACGCCTACGACCACGTCAACAACGTGGAGGTGCTCCGGCTCCTGGAGGAGGCGCGCGTCCGCGCCTTCTGGCGGGGCGACGACGACGGCGACGGCGTGGACCCGGGGATGGCGCTCATCGACGCGTCCGCCGGCGCGAGCACCATGACGATGATCGCCCGGCAGGAGGTCGAGTACCTCCTGCCCATCTCCTACGGGCGCCGGCCGCTCGACGTGCAGGTGTGGCTGGGGCGCCTCGGCGGATCCAGCCTGGAGGCCTGCTACGAGCTGTGGACGCCCGTGGGCGTCGAGCCGGCGGCCCTGTACGCGCGCGCGTCGTCGACGATCGTGCTCGTCGACTCGGACACCGGGCGTCCGCGCCGGATCACGGACGACGAGCGCGCCGCGTGGGCCGCCTACGTCGAGGAGCCCGTTACCTTCAGCCGCCGCGGCTGATCCAGGTCAGGCGCGGGGCCCGGCGGGCACGCGGACCATGCCCTCCTGCGCGACGCTCGCGAGCAGCACGCCGTCGCGCGAGTAGATCCGGCCGAGGGAGAGGCCGCGGCCGCCCTGCGCGCTGGTGGACTCCTGCACGTAGAGCATCCACTCGTCGGCGCGGCCGAAGCGGTGGAACCACATGGCGTGGTCGAGGCTCGCGGCCTTGATGCCGGGCGTCGCCCAGGAGAGGCCGTGGCGCCGGTAGATGGACTCGAGGATCGAGTAGTCGCTCGCGTAGGCGAGGGACGCGAGGTGCACGGCCGGGTCGTCGGGCAGGCGGCCGATGGCGCGGATCCACACGGCCTGGTGCGCGACGCGCTCCTCGGCGGCGCCGAAGTAGACGGGCTGCTCGACGTGGCGCATGTCGAAGGGGCGGTCGTTCGCCCAGTGCGCCGCGACCGGGTGGTCGATGCGGGAGAGCACGTCGCGCGCGCTCGGCAGCGACTCCGGCTCCGGGATGCCCTCGGGCATCGGGGCCTGGTGCTCGAGGCCGTCGTCGGCGTCCTGGAACGACGCGATCATCGAGAGGATGGGTCGGCCGTCCTGGTAGGCCTGCGTGCGGCGCGTGGAGAACGAGCGGCCGTCGTGGATCCGGTCGACCGAGAACGTGATGGGCTTCGTGACGTCGCCGGGCCGGAGGAAGTAGCCGTGCATGCTGTGCGGACGGCGGTCGGGCTCGGTGGTGCGCATGGCCGCGACGAGCGACTGCGCGAGCACCTGCCCGCCGAAGACGCGGCCCATGGGCATCCACTGCGAGGGGCCGGTGGAGATGTCCTCGCTCGTGCGGGCGCCGGTGTCGGTGAGGTCGAGGGCCGTGAGGAGGCCGGCGAGCGGGCCGTCGTCCGGGATGTCGGATGCGTGGTCAGTCATGGGTCCTCCGCCTGGCGGGCCGGCCTCGGGTGGCCGGGCGCCCGGCGGATCGCGCAGGCGCATCCAGTAGCTTAGACAGGCCATGACGCCCTCCTTCGCCCTCCGCGACGCCCTCGCCCTCGGCGACCTGCAGACCTTCCTCGGCCGCTCCGCGCGCGTCGACGACGGGGCCGTGCGGCTCATCGGATCCGGGGGAGTGCTCGCCGTCTACACCTCGGTGCTGCAGCCGGCCGGACTCCTCGACCGGTCGCCCACCGTGCTCGGCCTCCGCACCTTCGCCGCCGAGACGCAGGCGCCCGTGGACAGCGTGGTGTCGATCCGCGCGCTGCTCGACCGCCTGGCGCGCCTCGAGGGGCCCGCCACCGGGTCCCCGGCCGAGCCGGTCGGCGTGCTCGTGCCGCCGGACACCGCGACCGCGCCGTGGGCGGGCATCTCCCCGCCGCGCGCCGGATGGGAGCGCGTCGCCGACGTGCCC is a genomic window of Clavibacter capsici containing:
- a CDS encoding MarR family winged helix-turn-helix transcriptional regulator, giving the protein MSGSPRWLEPDQQRAWRTVIVALNHVTERIERELLRDAGMPHAYYMILVRLSEAESGALPMSVLARALQASASRTSHAVTRLEQLGWVRRTKSPRDGRSLLAELTDEAVRPWRRQPPGTRRRSSAPCSTP
- a CDS encoding acyl-CoA thioesterase, whose amino-acid sequence is MTRVHVPVHLRWADLDAYDHVNNVEVLRLLEEARVRAFWRGDDDGDGVDPGMALIDASAGASTMTMIARQEVEYLLPISYGRRPLDVQVWLGRLGGSSLEACYELWTPVGVEPAALYARASSTIVLVDSDTGRPRRITDDERAAWAAYVEEPVTFSRRG
- the ettA gene encoding energy-dependent translational throttle protein EttA, whose translation is MAEYIYSMVRARKAVGDKLILDDVTMSFIPGAKIGVVGPNGAGKSTILKIMAGLDTPSNGEAKLSPGYSVGILMQEPELDESKTVLENVQEGVGPIKAQIDRFNEISAAMAEPDADFDTLLAEMGTLQEAIDAADAWDLDSQLEQAMDALRTPPGDASVANLSGGEKRRVALCKLLLQKPDLLLLDEPTNHLDAESVLWLEQHLSKYPGAVLAVTHDRYFLDHVAEWIAEVDRGRLYPYEGNYSTYLEKKQERLSVQGKKDAKLSKRLAEELDWVRSNAKGRQAKSKARLARYEEMVTEAERTRKLDFEEIQIPVGPRLGSQVIDARKLHKQFGERVLIDDLSFTLPRNGIVGVIGPNGVGKTTLFKTIVGFEPLDGGDLKVGDTVDISYVDQSRGGIDPEKSLFEVVSDGQDYIQVGKQEVPARAYVSTFGFKGPDQQKKAGILSGGERNRLNLALTLKQGGNLLLLDEPTNDLDVETLGSLENALLEFPGCAVVITHDRWFLDRIATHILAYEGTEEDPANWYWFEGNFESYEQNKIERMGPDAAKPHRSAYRKLTRD
- a CDS encoding DUF6993 domain-containing protein, whose protein sequence is MIRAPRALAAPVLLAALLLSACTQAPAPLEPTTSAAAPTPDAEPTPSAAPTVDPAGTAEANLPAFQAAAAAVVAADPNAQGRDLVDALVAAGFPKERMEVTADRTPLGNSVDSILVSVHMADACLIGQRAQDGLSAHAEPALSSGRCLVGQTRPIDW
- a CDS encoding acyl-CoA thioesterase, translating into MTDHASDIPDDGPLAGLLTALDLTDTGARTSEDISTGPSQWMPMGRVFGGQVLAQSLVAAMRTTEPDRRPHSMHGYFLRPGDVTKPITFSVDRIHDGRSFSTRRTQAYQDGRPILSMIASFQDADDGLEHQAPMPEGIPEPESLPSARDVLSRIDHPVAAHWANDRPFDMRHVEQPVYFGAAEERVAHQAVWIRAIGRLPDDPAVHLASLAYASDYSILESIYRRHGLSWATPGIKAASLDHAMWFHRFGRADEWMLYVQESTSAQGGRGLSLGRIYSRDGVLLASVAQEGMVRVPAGPRA